One window of the Mycobacterium sp. SVM_VP21 genome contains the following:
- a CDS encoding alkane 1-monooxygenase: MNTQTAEVWRDKKRYLWLMGLIAPTVMFTMLPLVWAMNRLGWHLAAQLPFWIGPILVYVLLPALDLRFGADGQNPPDEVMAQLENDRYYRYCTYAYIPCQYASLILGAYLFTANDLSWLGVEGSLNWFAKIGLALSVGTLGGVGINTAHELGHKKDQLERWLSKITLAQVCYGHFYIEHNRGHHVRVATPEDPASGRFGETFWEFLPRTVFGGLRSAWQLETARLRRLDKGPWRLSNDVLNAWLMSVVLWGVLIAVFGPALIPFVVIQAVYGFSLLESVNYIEHYGLLRQTRANGRYERCTAEHSWNSDHLVTNLFLYHLQRHSDHHANPTRRYQTLRSMAGAPNLPSGYASLIGLTYFPPLWRRLMDHRVLAHYDGDITRANISPRRRAKILARYRVTETAVA; the protein is encoded by the coding sequence ATGAACACCCAGACCGCGGAGGTGTGGCGGGACAAGAAGCGATACCTCTGGCTGATGGGCCTGATCGCCCCGACGGTGATGTTCACCATGCTGCCCTTGGTCTGGGCGATGAACCGGCTCGGCTGGCATCTGGCCGCGCAGCTGCCGTTCTGGATCGGGCCGATCCTGGTCTACGTGCTGCTGCCGGCATTGGATCTGCGATTCGGCGCCGACGGGCAGAACCCGCCCGACGAGGTGATGGCGCAGTTGGAGAACGACCGGTACTACCGCTACTGCACCTACGCCTACATTCCGTGCCAGTACGCCAGCCTTATCCTGGGCGCCTACCTGTTCACCGCCAACGATCTGAGCTGGCTGGGAGTTGAGGGGTCTCTCAATTGGTTCGCCAAGATCGGACTGGCGCTGTCGGTGGGCACCCTGGGCGGGGTCGGCATCAACACCGCGCATGAATTGGGGCACAAGAAAGATCAGCTCGAACGCTGGCTGTCCAAGATCACCTTGGCGCAGGTCTGCTACGGGCACTTCTACATCGAGCACAACCGTGGCCACCACGTACGGGTGGCCACCCCCGAAGACCCGGCGTCGGGCCGGTTCGGCGAGACCTTCTGGGAGTTCCTGCCCCGCACCGTTTTCGGTGGTCTGCGCTCGGCCTGGCAGCTGGAGACCGCGCGGCTGCGCCGGTTGGATAAGGGGCCCTGGCGACTGTCCAACGACGTGCTCAATGCCTGGCTGATGTCGGTGGTGCTCTGGGGGGTGCTGATCGCGGTGTTCGGCCCGGCGCTCATCCCGTTCGTCGTCATTCAGGCCGTCTACGGGTTCTCCCTGCTGGAGTCGGTGAACTACATCGAGCACTACGGTCTGCTGCGTCAGACCCGTGCCAACGGCCGCTACGAGCGCTGCACCGCCGAACACAGTTGGAACTCCGACCATCTGGTGACCAACCTGTTCCTCTACCACCTGCAGCGGCACAGCGACCATCACGCCAACCCCACCCGGCGCTACCAGACGCTGCGCAGCATGGCCGGGGCTCCGAACCTGCCCAGCGGATACGCGTCGTTGATCGGGCTCACCTACTTCCCGCCGCTGTGGCGCAGGCTGATGGACCATCGGGTGCTGGCGCACTACGACGGCGACATCACCCGGGCCAACATCTCACCGCGCCGGCGCGCAAAGATCCTGGCGCGTTATCGCGTCACCGAAACGGCGGTGGCGTGA